The genomic region AGCCAAATCTGGACCTGTATTCAAGGGCATTTGCAAGAACTTCTCAAGGTCACAAGGTCATGGATTCATTTGCCCCTCCCATGGAGGAGAAGACATATTTGTTCACATCTCAGAGTaagtgtaatttcttttttttttttttaatattatgtaaaaattttattaagtttttaattaatatattatattacattattatactcTTTCTTTTTAGTATTGAGGGGGAATATGTGCCAATGGAGGGGGATGAGGTGACCTACAAAGTGTGCCCTGTTCCTCCCAAGAACATAAAGTTCCAAGCCGTTGAGGTGGTCATCACCAACCTGTCTTCCGGAAGGAAGCATGAGACCTGGTCTGGGCAAGTTATCAGCTCCTAGCTCACACATTCAGAGCCCAATAGAAGAATAAAGGCAGAGAGGGATAGGAAGGGGTTTAACTTGAGGTGCTCATGTTGGCGTAAAATAGTGTTGTGTGTAAGTAGGATAGGGATGGAATAGCAATTATGTTTATGCAACTGTTGTTTTCTCCAGTCTGGCAAATAAGCAACAGGAAGTTGGTGAGAAGTCTGTTTGGAAAATGTTTTGAGATGCAAGTCAGCTGAGCTTTAATATAGCATTTGccgaacataacataacataactgtgaaaaaaaagcagcagtttctcttgtttatttgaaattttgtcctttatatgtaattaattatgtatttattttttctttatgtacAGAGACTTTTAAGTTTATTGTGATGTGTATGTCCAAGTCATTTATGTAAAACCAATTTccttaaataaattaatgcacaTCAATGAAAACTTCCATTTCTTTAATTGTGATTGATAGGACTGATATTAGTTTTCTGTAAGAAAGCTACAAATTCCAAAATCACAGTAGTTCCTTTtgtcaaaaaacataaaaatgaaacaacatgATTGAGTGTTTCTTCTTGATATCTCTTatccattaaaacataatttatatgATGACTTTATTCTACTTTCaggttttcacatttttatattcCATTAAGGTTATGTAAATTAAGTGCTTTAAAATTCAACTGTGAAAATATGGAGACTGCCAAGTAAATGCGCAATCAGGAATTAACATAAATATTAAAGTATGATATgttgaattaattttaattattgtatGTATAACAacaaatatacttaaatatacaTGACATAGGAAAAGAAATACACATATCATACAGCATTATCCAGTGTCAAAAACTTTCATCAATGCCAAAGCAAAGCCATTCAATAAATGTTACGATGTATGGCAAGCTGTTTTATCTTAAAATATTCCCAGTCTTAGTCATCATAAttgcatttttacattacattacatttgtctTACTAGTAATaattgaattagagagctctctaattataattattactagtAAGAATTTAATTAGAGAGCTGTGTAATTGGCATTGTTACTAGAATTTaataacataacaaaatgcaATTACAATGAGTTAAGGATGAAAAAGCGCAACGAATATCGGACACAATGACGCACTGGCATAAATCAACAGATTCCTATGGATGTTTCCACATAGACCGCAAACATTCGAGCACCGAAAATGCTCATTTTCTTTTCCAAACAAGTCCGACGAATCTTTTCAGTTTCACAAAGCGAAAACACGGGCCGTCCAATAAGATTTGAACATAACACCACGTGGCCAGAGCAACTGCTGTTACCCAAAAGATCAACACGGTGGCGCTAAAAGCTCAGAAGACTATTGAGCATGAGCGCATAATAACACAGAAGTAGAGGACTTTCAATCAACATACAAAGAATATGGATGTCGGGATGTTGTTGTCGTTGCTGTCTGAACAAAGAGAAATTTTTGACTGTTTTaaaaatcaagtgaaacatttttCTACACGACATACGAAAGCAAATAGACATATTaatataacagtatatttttggtATATGTTTTGTATGCAGCTTATGGTATTTTCATAACAATAAAGGGTGATTATATTATGGGATATTCTTGTAAGCATTAAAGATTTTTGTGTTTCTGGTGTAGAACCAGactttatttatcttaatttaatgctgTATTTTGAGCAGCAGACCATATGAGATGCCTATCTGAGGAAAAATACATTGTTGTTCGGCACCACCTAGTGTGCAGGTGTGAATTAGTAGACGGCAAACAATCGTTTTGCTCTGAGTGAACTGTTTATCTGTGATTCGCCTCTCTTTTTTCGCATCACACCTAGTGTGGAAAAGCCTTAATGATGGTAGTATTTTAAgctaaaacggcttgccataaaaaattatacatttatacattacaaaatacatttttatttacgcattttacacttttacaatacattttatattgcacCCTCAGCTCATAAACTAGCAACTAGTTATGGGGCAATTCTACAAAGAAACGGCTATTTTTCTTAATCGGCTTACAAAATCACACGTTTATTTATGTGCATGTTAGCTAGAAGAGAAtggccagtttaaaaaaaaacatagatagATAGGCTATGACTTATGATGTGTGCTGACATCTTATGGCCCAGATTACAATAAGATTTACTTCAGATTTTTCTCAGAAGTCGTAAATAAAACAGAACCGTAAATATAGCATCTGCCAAGACTGTATTGTTTGATATTATAAATCATTATTGAGGGGAAGCACTAGTTACATAAACGTGTTTGAAAGGAATGTGTATAAGCACAAAATAATGAGTGTGGCACATTCAAGTACATTTAACAAGAAAACAGATAAAGGTTATAATGAagtgttcttttttatttgtatttattcatttatttttatacagcGTTTTTAGCTGTCCTTAAGAAGAAAGGCAACACACATTTTAGTATATTCTGTAACACAAATACACAATCCAGGGTATAAATtaaaccttaaaataacatttatataaaatatatttaatagatattttaaaaaatgtggacatgcaaataataaacttaagcacaaaaaaatcataatatacaTCAGAGagtaatttatgtattttccTGCTCTCAGCTGGGAAAACAAACACAGGTGCTTTCTTTCTGATTGCTTTTATGATGAAACCATTTATCATGGGACAATGGTTTTATGACTAAACCTTTGTCCTCCACTGCCCTCTGCACAATAGTGTTCAATAGACCCTTAGAGCTTCTGCTTCAGTTGCTTTGGCAGAAATTTGATTAATTCCAGATAgattcatatatgta from Carassius carassius chromosome 40, fCarCar2.1, whole genome shotgun sequence harbors:
- the csdc2a gene encoding cold shock domain-containing protein C2a translates to MADSDSTSTSDRKPHCPHTPVPLSLPFLREGSNVLERKPPQTGEPLSPLPTKRTRTYSTSIRAKSGPVFKGICKNFSRSQGHGFICPSHGGEDIFVHISDIEGEYVPMEGDEVTYKVCPVPPKNIKFQAVEVVITNLSSGRKHETWSGQVISS